A stretch of DNA from Sander lucioperca isolate FBNREF2018 chromosome 8, SLUC_FBN_1.2, whole genome shotgun sequence:
TGGACACATGACACAGGTGCCCTGCAGTTTGTGTTCAGAAGCTGTTGTGCCATTGTTTGGATTTGCGTTTCTCTGTCTAGAGGCTCAACTTCTACGCAAGCATGAGTTACAGGACTGTGGTGATGTATGTGGAGATCAGCTGCTTTGTTGTCTGTGTATCTGGATGGATCCTGGTGTGTTCCACAATGCCCATAGATATCTGGACATGGTCTGAGTTAGAAAGCACAGTCTTGGGTACTTCAAACTATTACTCCAACCTGTGGAAGGATTGTATGTCTGATTCAACTGGAGTAACTGACTGCAAGAACATTCCATCACTGCTTGCACTGAAttgtaagtaaaatgtattttagcacAAGGCATGATGATGAATAAAAAGGCTATCCGCAGTCTTCTTTACCCCAATGTATGCATAACATTGTTTTGCTGTTCTTGGACAGGGGACATTCACATGTGCCGTGCTCTCATCATCATCTCTATTATCTTGGCTTTCTTTGGATCAGTTCTGGTCTTAGTGGGAATGAAGTGTACTAAGATTGGGGGATCAGAGATTGTTAATGCAAGACTAACCTTTGCTGGGGGAATGAACTACCTTATCGGAGGTAAGATTGAGAGTTACACAGACTTAGTTGAAAGAAGTCACATTGCAATACACTACATGATTcatctttaaataaatatgtgtcTATTGTTTCAGGAATGTGTTCTATGATTGCTTTCTCCTATTATGGAAACAAACTTAGAACAGAATTTCACGACCCTAACTACAAAGCTCAGAAGTATGTACAAGTgacatggacaaaatacactACAAACTCACCTTATTTCATGAATCAACATTCATATGAAGGAAGAATTGTACTTGTACATATTATTCTTGTATTTATTGCCAGGTTTGAAATAGGCGTTGGTGTCTTTATCGGCTGGGGAGGCTCCAGCTTACTTGTTGTTGGAGGCCTCATTTACAGTATCTTTGCAGGGAGGGACGGGTTCCACTCAAGGTAAAATGCTGCCACTGTATGACTGATTTTGTTTCTCTCCAGcatttctattctattcttttattttattttgttttacagaCATAAATAACATCCATTTGTTGAATCTGAACCTCACAGCTCAAAAAGATAACCTGAATACCAGTTCCCTGATGCCTACAGAGTTGTTCCAACAAAAAAGAGCATTCAGTTGTTGGCTCATACAGAGATTAGTGAGAGCAGAAAACCAAGGACCACCAGTGgcagcagaggcagcagcaTCTCTGGGATCACAACCACCACCAATTTGTCAGCTATAAATGCATATGTATGACCTGTTTTCAAAAGTGGAAAatattctgtctttctgtccttCATGAAATAAGCGTCTCTTCATTTTCCAAGATATTTTATAATCTAAGCCCATATTTAAGCTTTAATATTAGCCTTTAGAATGGGTCTTAtttccacagcagacatttagcatttacagtGGCTCAAAACATGTGTATTAATTATCATGATGTTTGGCTGTTGTTGTAGCcatgaatattttttaatagtAATGTAGATAAAACTATGTATatttgaaacatgaacaaagaaGTAACTAATAATACCAGGACTTAATGTTGACTTACTGTAACATGTATCAAATTCATAATAATAAAGTGGAAATGTTGAGTCATGGTTGAACAATATTTACACTTTGAGGTGTCATGATCACAAAAATGACCATCAAGGTTAAAGAAAATCtcaacaataaacaaactttatGAGCCATTTTCTGCACGACAACTGCATTGTATTGTGAGATAATTTATTTTTACCACCTACTTATCACATAAAAGCAAATGCAAGACATACTTATTCATGAATAGCACTTTGCTAATAGCCCTGTACAGCTGATAATGTCAATGtacaaaaataattttgatgTAATCTATTGGAGATATGATTGTGCCATATTTGATTCTGAAAGAGACACCTTAGTAATTAAGAAGTTGTCTCATAGTGACAATTCTGGTACCTGGCCtgtgtgttgcatgttatgTGGTACTTTAAGGATGTCCTGCCTCTTAGACTGAAACCTAGTTTACCTACGGGTACCAATAAAGTAATCTGAACCTGGTCACAATGTCTGATACTGATACTGTGTGGTAGCTTCCTCAAGAAAGCAGTCTGCAGGTGGGTCTTACGTGAGGGACATCTCATGGTCTCCAAGATTATAGTAGATGGTGCTGAGTTTGTAGAAAGCCTGGGTATTGTCACTCTTTAACTTGGATGCAGCTTTGAGGTCACTGATGGCGTTTCCCATCTCCCCCATTTGAATAAAACACTGCTCGAATCTCACGAGAGGTCACGTCCCAAACGCAAGTCTGTAACAGGCGGACAATATCTCTTACAAACTGCAGTACTAGTTACTATACAAATGCTCTGTAGACTCTGCGGTAAAGATAACATGAGCAACGTCATGCTTGCAGGAAAATTAGGCAATGCTGACAAGGTATGTATCTTACCTCAATCACAGTGTCAAGCTGGACAGCAGCTGTCATATAATCCTGGCTGTCGAAGCTGCTGCGTGCCTGAGCCACCAGCCGCTGAATTTCATCCGACTTTGTCAGCACACTGGGCTTCCCAGAAACCTAAAAAAAAGGCTAAAACAAGTGTTTTAGACGTTTTCCAGTGACTGTTGAGTTCATACCACATTATTAACTTTGACAATGTTTTGGTATTACAGTAAATTGGATTATGCCTATGGAGGAGGCACGTACATGGCCCCTCGCTCCAGAGGAAGAACCCTGTACACCGGATACTACAAACCCTCCAGGCAGAATGGATCTTATATGGGCTCGCTCAGGGCCTTCCACCAGCTCCAAAATCTCAAAGCTCTCTCAGACAAGACCCATGAAAATTTCAGAAAGAGATTCTGACAGAAATTTGTGTAGTGGCTCAAAGCtctttttttcatatgtagttttgttttaacaaaaaatggaaaaacacaACAAGACAAAGTAGCTTCAAGTCTGATTAACTATCAATTGGCATATCGCATACTGTAGATAGAATGAAAAAAACCTTCACCGCTTCAGTGGACCATGTACAATTATAattagtttttgttgttgttgttgttgttgttgttgtggagtCCATGCTCTTGTCGTGTTTTTTTGGTAAAGCAgggggctgtttcacaaaagcagaatttataaatccaggataaccgataaagcgaggcttgaccttgtctaatctgtgcagcctggcttggtgcgtttcccgaaggccaagccaggctgaggaggagcgactaggtcgagccaggatgAAGTAATTTGGATAGATGCGCATTGACGGCTTTCTTTAACAGGCCGCGAGGTCAATAACagtttactgatgctaaaatggagaatacgcattgtacatactttatacagagtgagcagcagcttcttgtggaggTATGATAAcgtaaaacacattatttgaataaaaagaaaaaaaacacgggcgctgtaatgaaacagtgatgtagcctaaaaatatacatttactgaccactgctctgaattgaaaccgtcataatcataccattcaaggattaggctactaatcatgcatttgcacaaattaactgccttctgcgttagaaggggacgtatccttctgatgttatgcagcatgtatctacaggatcgggtggttgcagcaatgttagcagtgaaggagagttggtcgtcaagtgtcacacccaggtttctagcagtctgggtggggactaccacagagttgtcaattgttatagtcagatCTTGGgaaggagagcccttccctggaaggaaaaggagctctgtcttgtcgaggttgagtttcagatggtgtgtagaAATCCAAGAActgatgtcagtcagacaggccgagatgcGTGCGGctacttgagtttcagactcaggaaaggagagaattagttgggtgtcatctgcgtagctgtgataagaaaagccgtgcgactgaatgacagactcgagagagagttggtgtacagagaaaagaggaggggacccaggactgatccctgaggaaccccaattttgagtgggcaaggttctaagctagatcctctccaagttacccggtaggttcggtctgccaggtaagatgtgagcaatgagagcgcagagcctgagacacccagattcaggagtgtcgaaatgaggatctggtggttcactgtgtcaaaggcagcagaaaggtccagaaggatgatgatggaagagagagaggttgttctagcgatgtgaagctgctcagtgacagcaaggagggcagtttctgttgagtgaccagccttgaagccagactggtggggatcaagaagatTGCTCTGGTgaagataggtagagagttgattataaatggcacgctcaagagttttagatagaaatggaagaagggagacgggtctatagttatttacatcagaggagtcgagtgttggttttttgagtagtggggtcactcttgcctctttgagggcatcagggaaacagccagttgacaaggagatgttaatgagatgggtgaggaaaggaaggaggtcaggagcaatggactggagaaggtgagaagggataggattcagggggcaggtggttgggcgggcagaggtaa
This window harbors:
- the LOC116047768 gene encoding claudin-10-like isoform X1 encodes the protein MSYRTVVMYVEISCFVVCVSGWILVCSTMPIDIWTWSELESTVLGTSNYYSNLWKDCMSDSTGVTDCKNIPSLLALNWDIHMCRALIIISIILAFFGSVLVLVGMKCTKIGGSEIVNARLTFAGGMNYLIGGMCSMIAFSYYGNKLRTEFHDPNYKAQKFEIGVGVFIGWGGSSLLVVGGLIYSIFAGRDGFHSSSKR
- the LOC116047768 gene encoding claudin-10-like isoform X2, coding for MSYRTVVMYVEISCFVVCVSGWILVCSTMPIDIWTWSELESTVLGTSNYYSNLWKDCMSDSTGVTDCKNIPSLLALNWDIHMCRALIIISIILAFFGSVLVLVGMKCTKIGGSEIVNARLTFAGGMNYLIGGMCSMIAFSYYGNKLRTEFHDPNYKAQKFEIGVGVFIGWGGSSLLVVGGLIYSIFAGRDGFHSRHK